From Cryptosporangium phraense, a single genomic window includes:
- a CDS encoding ROK family transcriptional regulator — protein sequence MTPRPRPDNTAQSSILLTLRDDGPTSRAELGDRLQLTRARLAAELERLAELGLVRDGGPAASRGGRRSTMVELDPELRFAGIDIGATSVTVEVTDASLEPVAVVEEAIDIRRGPEAVLDRVEDLLAKMRVDGHHNRLAGIGLGVPGPVSFRDGTPVSPPIMPGWDRYPLREELGGRHGCPVVVDNDVNIMVVGERRGGVARSVDDLLFVKVGTGIGCGIVVGGQVYRGVDGCAGDIGHIQVDPHGPVCACGNTGCLEAMFGGAALARDALAAARNDTSPALAERLRTHGTVTAADVGDGAIEGDPVCIGLIRDGGRRLGGVLASLVSFFNPSMIVIGGGLAGLGHLLLAEVRSVIYRRSLPLATRNLPVVLSELGPRAGVAGATALASELAFGPVTR from the coding sequence ATGACGCCTCGGCCACGACCGGACAACACCGCTCAATCCTCGATCCTGCTCACCCTGCGCGACGACGGCCCGACCTCCCGGGCCGAGCTCGGCGACCGCCTGCAGCTGACCCGGGCCCGGCTGGCCGCCGAGCTCGAACGGCTCGCGGAGCTCGGCCTGGTGCGCGACGGCGGTCCGGCCGCGTCCCGCGGGGGACGCCGGTCCACGATGGTCGAACTCGATCCCGAACTCCGGTTCGCCGGCATCGACATCGGGGCGACGTCGGTCACGGTCGAGGTCACCGACGCGTCGCTCGAGCCGGTCGCGGTCGTCGAGGAGGCGATCGACATCCGTCGCGGCCCCGAAGCCGTGCTCGACCGGGTCGAGGACCTGCTGGCCAAGATGCGTGTCGACGGGCACCACAACCGGCTGGCCGGCATCGGACTCGGCGTGCCCGGCCCGGTGAGCTTCCGCGACGGCACCCCGGTGTCGCCGCCGATCATGCCGGGCTGGGACCGCTACCCGCTGCGCGAAGAGCTCGGCGGACGGCACGGCTGCCCGGTCGTCGTCGACAACGACGTCAACATCATGGTCGTCGGCGAACGGCGGGGTGGGGTCGCACGGTCGGTCGACGACCTGCTGTTCGTGAAGGTCGGCACCGGGATCGGCTGCGGGATCGTCGTGGGCGGGCAGGTCTACCGCGGGGTCGACGGGTGTGCCGGGGACATCGGGCACATCCAGGTGGACCCGCACGGACCGGTCTGCGCCTGCGGCAACACCGGCTGCCTGGAGGCGATGTTCGGCGGCGCGGCCCTGGCCCGGGACGCGCTGGCCGCCGCTCGCAACGACACCTCGCCCGCGCTGGCCGAGCGTCTGCGCACACACGGGACCGTGACCGCGGCCGACGTCGGCGACGGGGCCATCGAGGGCGACCCGGTGTGCATCGGGCTGATCCGCGACGGCGGGCGCCGGCTCGGTGGAGTGCTGGCCAGCCTGGTGAGCTTCTTCAACCCGTCGATGATCGTGATCGGCGGCGGCCTGGCCGGGCTCGGGCACTTACTGCTGGCCGAGGTCCGGTCCGTGATCTACCGCCGGTCGCTGCCGCTGGCGACGCGGAACCTGCCGGTCGTGCTCTCCGAACTCGGGCCGCGCGCCGGGGTGGCCGGCGCGACCGCCCTGGCCAGCGAACTCGCCTTCGGACCGGTGACGAGATGA
- the xylB gene encoding xylulokinase → MALVAGVDCSTQSTKVLICDSETGEVVRQGRAPHPDATEVDPAIWWSALQESSSGLLDGVEAMAVGGQQHGMVTLDADGQVVRPALLWNDTRSADAATELLDELGGPQAWVDAVGLVPVASFTITKLRWLAEHEPDEAKRVEQVLLPHDWLTWKLSGQSISPTTDRGDASGTGYWSAATGEYRMDFLRHAFGRDLGVPAIAAPKAIVGHTPDGIALAAGTGDNMAAALGLGLGPGDVVVSLGTSGTVFAVAEGPTADPSGYVAGFADATGRFLPLVCTLNAARVLTAAADLLGVDLDRLSELALASTAGAGGLTLLPYLDGERTPDLPDETGRITGLTRANARPQNLARAAVEGMLLGLADGLDAVRQHGVPVRRALLIGGAAMSPAVRAVASGILGVPVEVPAPGEYVALGAARQAAWALSGSDEAPQWSVAAEKAPDAADDYAPVRARYAQFRTGVQELSARQNKS, encoded by the coding sequence ATGGCACTCGTCGCTGGCGTCGACTGTTCGACGCAATCCACCAAGGTCCTCATCTGTGACTCCGAGACCGGGGAGGTCGTCCGCCAGGGCCGGGCACCGCACCCGGACGCCACCGAGGTCGACCCGGCGATCTGGTGGTCGGCCCTGCAGGAGTCCTCCAGCGGTCTGCTCGACGGCGTCGAGGCGATGGCGGTCGGCGGTCAGCAGCACGGCATGGTGACGCTCGACGCCGACGGCCAGGTCGTCCGCCCGGCGCTGCTCTGGAACGACACCCGCTCGGCCGACGCGGCGACCGAGCTGCTCGACGAGCTCGGCGGCCCCCAGGCCTGGGTCGACGCGGTCGGCCTGGTGCCGGTGGCCAGCTTCACGATCACCAAGCTGCGCTGGCTGGCCGAGCACGAGCCCGACGAAGCCAAGCGGGTGGAGCAGGTGCTGCTTCCGCACGACTGGCTCACCTGGAAGCTCTCCGGCCAGAGCATCAGCCCGACCACCGACCGCGGCGACGCGTCCGGCACCGGGTACTGGTCGGCCGCGACCGGCGAGTACCGGATGGACTTCCTCCGGCACGCGTTCGGCCGTGACCTGGGCGTTCCCGCGATCGCGGCGCCGAAGGCCATCGTCGGCCACACCCCCGACGGCATCGCGCTGGCCGCCGGCACCGGCGACAACATGGCCGCCGCGCTGGGCCTCGGGCTCGGCCCCGGTGACGTCGTCGTCTCGCTCGGCACCAGCGGCACGGTCTTCGCGGTGGCCGAGGGGCCGACCGCCGACCCCAGCGGCTACGTCGCCGGCTTCGCCGACGCCACCGGCCGGTTCCTCCCGCTGGTCTGCACGCTCAACGCGGCCCGCGTGCTGACCGCCGCCGCCGACCTGCTCGGCGTCGACCTCGACCGTCTCTCCGAGCTCGCGCTCGCCTCGACCGCGGGCGCGGGCGGTCTCACCCTCCTTCCTTATCTGGACGGAGAGCGCACTCCCGACCTTCCCGACGAGACCGGGCGGATCACCGGTCTGACCAGGGCCAACGCGCGCCCGCAGAACCTCGCCCGGGCCGCCGTCGAGGGCATGCTGCTCGGCCTGGCCGACGGCCTGGACGCTGTCCGTCAGCACGGCGTTCCGGTTCGCCGGGCGCTGCTGATCGGCGGGGCCGCGATGTCACCGGCGGTGCGGGCGGTGGCGTCGGGAATCCTCGGCGTGCCGGTCGAGGTGCCGGCGCCGGGCGAGTACGTGGCGCTGGGGGCCGCGCGTCAGGCCGCGTGGGCGTTGTCGGGCTCGGACGAGGCGCCGCAGTGGTCGGTCGCCGCCGAGAAGGCCCCCGATGCGGCTGACGACTACGCGCCGGTCCGTGCCCGCTACGCCCAGTTTCGTACGGGAGTGCAGGAACTTTCGGCGCGCCAGAACAAAAGTTAG
- a CDS encoding PLP-dependent aminotransferase family protein produces MPGGSDFLQLRAASAPAKGLTTWLADAVRAAVADGRLAAGTRLPPTRTLATDLGISRGVVVEAYQRLVDEGLATARTGVGTVLTAVLAPPARSEPPPATGTAGPPRLPLAPDPRIEFDLSPGLPDLAAFPRAAWLRAERSVLATLTSADLGYGDPRGTRSLRSELTAWLARTRGTRADPADVLVVAGVAQALALVATVLGPGTVVAVEDPGSRGARDQLTDWRLTPRPVPVDDDGLRVDALEDTGLDTVLLTPAHQFPTGVVLAPERRRRLVAWGGLILEDDYDAEHRYDRAPVPALQASAPDRVVYMGSVSKTLAPGMRLGWMIPPRRLRDDLVAVKHASDLGNPALAQLVLAHLLRTGEYERHLRRVRARQRRRRDALLAALTEHLPAARVEGIAAGLHLLITLPTDVPDPVLAGYAAEVGVRVHPLSWHRMTPGPPGLLLGYAAQPPDRLEEAARRLGARLATVVRTGRPR; encoded by the coding sequence ATGCCCGGCGGCTCGGACTTCCTCCAACTCCGGGCGGCGTCGGCACCGGCCAAGGGCCTCACGACGTGGCTCGCCGACGCCGTCCGCGCGGCCGTGGCCGACGGACGCCTCGCCGCCGGCACCCGCCTCCCGCCGACCCGCACGCTGGCGACCGACCTGGGCATCTCCCGGGGCGTCGTCGTCGAGGCCTACCAGCGCCTGGTCGACGAGGGCCTGGCCACGGCCCGCACCGGCGTCGGCACGGTCTTGACCGCCGTCCTGGCCCCACCCGCTCGAAGCGAGCCGCCGCCGGCCACGGGAACCGCAGGCCCGCCCCGGCTGCCGTTGGCGCCCGACCCCCGCATCGAGTTCGACCTCTCGCCCGGCCTGCCCGACCTCGCCGCCTTCCCCCGCGCCGCCTGGCTGCGGGCCGAGCGGTCCGTGCTCGCGACCCTCACCAGCGCCGACCTCGGCTACGGCGACCCCCGCGGAACCCGCAGCCTCCGCTCCGAGCTCACCGCCTGGCTGGCCCGCACCCGGGGAACCCGCGCCGATCCAGCCGATGTCCTCGTCGTCGCCGGGGTCGCTCAGGCGCTCGCGCTGGTGGCCACCGTGCTCGGTCCAGGCACCGTGGTCGCGGTCGAGGACCCCGGCTCCCGCGGCGCGCGCGACCAGCTCACCGACTGGCGCCTGACCCCCCGCCCGGTCCCGGTCGACGACGACGGGCTGCGCGTCGACGCGCTCGAGGACACCGGCCTCGACACCGTGCTGCTCACGCCGGCCCATCAGTTCCCGACCGGCGTCGTGCTGGCTCCCGAGCGCCGTCGCCGGCTCGTCGCCTGGGGCGGCCTGATCCTCGAGGACGACTACGACGCCGAGCACCGCTACGACCGCGCGCCGGTGCCCGCGCTCCAGGCGTCGGCCCCGGACCGGGTCGTGTACATGGGCAGTGTCTCGAAGACGCTCGCGCCGGGTATGCGGCTGGGCTGGATGATCCCCCCGCGGCGGCTGCGCGACGACCTGGTCGCGGTCAAGCACGCCTCCGACCTCGGCAACCCGGCGCTGGCCCAGCTCGTCCTGGCCCACCTCCTGCGGACCGGCGAGTACGAGCGCCACCTCCGCCGGGTCCGGGCCCGCCAGCGCCGTCGCCGCGACGCGCTCCTGGCCGCGCTGACCGAACACCTCCCGGCCGCGCGGGTCGAGGGCATCGCGGCCGGGCTCCACCTGCTGATCACGCTCCCGACCGACGTCCCCGACCCGGTCCTGGCCGGGTACGCCGCCGAGGTCGGTGTTCGCGTGCACCCGCTCTCCTGGCACCGGATGACGCCCGGCCCGCCCGGCCTGCTCCTCGGATACGCCGCTCAACCCCCGGATCGCCTCGAGGAAGCCGCCCGCCGGCTCGGCGCACGGCTCGCGACAGTGGTGCGGACCGGCCGTCCGAGGTAG
- a CDS encoding DMT family transporter, protein MVTSVLDRPRAGTRLAVAAGSTGMVFVGCSVAVSSLLVGSPLFTVQALRYGIAFGLLFLFARKRLVAPRGAEWLWLSGIAVTGMVIFNVALVYGSRHAEPAVLGVAVASVPVVLAAVGPLLQGARPTARALLAALVVTGGAALVEGLGRSDALGLLWAVTVFACEAGFTLLAVPVLGRHGPWGVSVHTTWIATLMFAAIGVVREGPTAVLRLDRADLVSIGYLAVCVTALAFVLWYTCVDGMGAARAGLLTGIAPVAAAVCGVALGQPVPGPLVWVGIAVVAVGLVLGLRPADPDPGPR, encoded by the coding sequence ATGGTCACTTCGGTTCTGGACCGGCCCCGCGCCGGAACGCGGCTCGCGGTTGCGGCGGGCTCCACCGGGATGGTGTTCGTCGGCTGCAGCGTCGCGGTGTCGTCGCTGCTCGTCGGGTCGCCGCTGTTCACCGTGCAGGCGTTGCGGTACGGGATCGCGTTCGGGTTGCTGTTCCTGTTCGCCCGGAAACGGCTGGTCGCCCCGCGCGGGGCCGAGTGGCTCTGGCTGAGCGGGATCGCGGTCACCGGGATGGTGATCTTCAACGTCGCGCTCGTGTACGGGTCGCGGCACGCCGAGCCGGCCGTGCTCGGCGTCGCGGTGGCGAGTGTTCCGGTGGTGCTGGCCGCGGTCGGGCCGCTGCTGCAGGGTGCCCGGCCGACCGCGCGGGCGCTGCTGGCCGCGCTCGTGGTGACCGGCGGGGCGGCGCTGGTCGAGGGGCTGGGGCGCAGCGATGCGCTCGGGCTGCTCTGGGCGGTGACCGTGTTCGCCTGTGAGGCCGGGTTCACGCTGCTCGCGGTGCCGGTGCTCGGGCGGCACGGACCGTGGGGCGTGTCCGTGCACACGACCTGGATCGCCACGCTGATGTTCGCCGCGATCGGCGTCGTGCGGGAGGGGCCGACCGCGGTGCTGCGCCTGGACCGGGCCGACCTGGTGTCGATCGGCTACCTGGCGGTGTGCGTGACCGCGCTGGCGTTCGTGCTCTGGTACACGTGCGTGGACGGGATGGGCGCGGCCCGGGCCGGGCTGCTGACCGGCATCGCGCCGGTGGCGGCCGCGGTGTGCGGGGTGGCGCTGGGGCAGCCGGTGCCGGGGCCGCTGGTGTGGGTGGGGATCGCGGTGGTCGCGGTCGGCCTGGTACTGGGGCTCCGCCCCGCTGACCCCGACCCGGGCCCCCGCTAG